In Hyalangium ruber, the genomic window CCCCAGCGCAAGTCAATGGGCTCCAGCCCAACGAATATCTCCACGCCGTGCGGAATCATCGCGCCAGGCTCCCTCTGCTGGCCCCGAGCGCCTCCAGCGCCACCCCCACGGTGGCCACCTGCGCTCCAGCCGGCACCAGCACTCGGGCTCCCTGCACTTCGATGATGACCGCCACCGACCGCGCCGCGGCCTCAGCCGGCTGCGGGGCTGGCGGCTGAGGGCCACCCACCAACCTCACCAGGGGCATTGCTCCTTCCTCTCGTGCTGGCTCCGCCAGTCGACTCGACCACCGGTAGAGCGTGCCTGCCGTAAACTCCTGGCCCTTGCAGTACTCCCCGGCGCTCTGACCGCTGGCGCGCCAGTCCTCCACCCGCTTCTTCCACACCTCGATGTCTGCCATGCGCCACACCTTGCTCGCTCTGGCTCAGCTACTCCAGACGGGGCTCATGCAGCGGATACGGAGTGTCCACGAAGTACGTAGACATAGTCGCGGGCGCTGCCATTCCTCCGAGCCAGTCTCCGGAAAGCGGCCCCTCGCTGGCTATGTCCAACAACTTCGTGGACAGTCCACTAGGTGCGCGGAACCACGTCAGGTGGACACCCCGTCACCACGAGGCACTGCGAACATTGACTGTCCGACGTGTTCGGCCTGAACGCTCGCCACGAGGCCCCAGCACTACGAGCCCCAGCGATCACCGCGAGGTCCGTGTCAGGTCGAACAGGTGAAGCTGGGCCCGTAGAACCCTCCCGCGTTCAGGTGAGCCTGCTGCGCCCGTGGAGCCCTTGCGCGCGTCGGACAGGCGAAGTTGGGCCCGGTGGATCCCTACCGTATGCAGGTGTTCCTGTCGGGCGTTCCGCTGACGCTGTAGACCGAGATCACGCCACGCCTAACCTTGGGCGTCGTTCCATGTCCCAGCACATGCCGGGTAGTGTTTCCCTCCGTTGCGCGGCGCCTCCTCTCGCGCCGCCAGGAGTCGATCCCGCATGGCTACTTCTCGGCAGCCCTGGAGCGTCCCGGGGGTAATTCTCTTCTCTCATGGCGAGTTCTCGTATGAGGTGGATCTGTCGCGTCCATTGGTCGAAGAACTGGCGCAATCCAGGCTTGGGGAAATCATCGTCCCAGCCTGGGAGCGCACCGAGAAGAAGCGCCTGCGGGAAGTCATCGTCCGCAGCTTGCCGCCTACGTCGTCAGACGATCCCGAAATGCTGGAGAGGATGCGTGCGCGGCTCCGGGAGGAGGCGCACCTCGCCACCTACCTGCAACACCCAAGGATCGCCCGCACTCTTGGGCCCTACGAAGTCCAAGGCGTTCTCTACATCGTGTCCGACCGTGTAGAGGGCACCTCAATCAACAGCCTGATCACCTACTCGCAGATGCGCGAGAAGCTCCTCTCCCCGGCGTTCTGCCTCTACGTGGGCGCCGAGGTTGCGGGAGCCCTGCACTACGCGCACACCTGCAAGGACGAGAACGGCGCCCCGCTGGGCATCGTCCATCGGGACTTGAACCCCGCCCGCATCTTCCTGGAGCCGGAGGGAGGGGTGATCCTGACGGACTTCGCCCGCGCGCGCTCTCTCCTCCCAGGCCGAGTAGCATCGACGCTGCCGCGCCCTCATGGCGACGTGTTCTATTGCTCCCCCGAGGCGTTGCTTTGCGAGGAGACGGATCCGCTCTCGGATCTGTTCTCGCTGGGGCTGGTGCTGCTGGAACTGGCCACGTGGCGTCACCTCTACAGCATGCCCCACCTACGGCCCAGCGACTTGGAGAAGGCTCTAACGCCCAAGGCCAAGAAGCAGGTTCTCGACGCAGCCATAACGGCCATGGAAGCAGAGTTACCGGAGCATACGGAGGACTGCATCCTGCGGGCTGCCACGTTCACCAGGCAGGACGTGGACTCGCTCACCGAACCTCTAGCGCATCCGCTGCGCTCCATCGTCCGCAGGTTGATCCAGCGGAACCCGGGAGATCGGTATCAGTCGGCGGCTGACGTGGAGGCCGATCTGCGGGCGGGCCTCGCTGCGCTGGGAGCCTCCTACGGAGCCACGGAAGCGCTCGACGAGGTTCTGTTCTCGCTGGAGGGGGCCAGCATGAATCAGCGCGTGATTGGGCCCACGAACGAGGGCCAGCTACCGCCCGACATGGTGACGGAAGAGGACATCATCACCGAGCGGGGCGGGACCACCTAGCCACCCGCAGCGCCCCTCTCTCACGCACCCCGCAGGCCCTGCTTCGGCGTCGCGCCGAGGATGGAACTGGCTTGTCTTCGAGGTGGACGGGAGACAAGCCCCCTCTGCGTGTCCCCGCCTCT contains:
- the tnpA gene encoding IS66 family insertion sequence element accessory protein TnpA; amino-acid sequence: MADIEVWKKRVEDWRASGQSAGEYCKGQEFTAGTLYRWSSRLAEPAREEGAMPLVRLVGGPQPPAPQPAEAAARSVAVIIEVQGARVLVPAGAQVATVGVALEALGASRGSLAR
- a CDS encoding serine/threonine protein kinase encodes the protein MATSRQPWSVPGVILFSHGEFSYEVDLSRPLVEELAQSRLGEIIVPAWERTEKKRLREVIVRSLPPTSSDDPEMLERMRARLREEAHLATYLQHPRIARTLGPYEVQGVLYIVSDRVEGTSINSLITYSQMREKLLSPAFCLYVGAEVAGALHYAHTCKDENGAPLGIVHRDLNPARIFLEPEGGVILTDFARARSLLPGRVASTLPRPHGDVFYCSPEALLCEETDPLSDLFSLGLVLLELATWRHLYSMPHLRPSDLEKALTPKAKKQVLDAAITAMEAELPEHTEDCILRAATFTRQDVDSLTEPLAHPLRSIVRRLIQRNPGDRYQSAADVEADLRAGLAALGASYGATEALDEVLFSLEGASMNQRVIGPTNEGQLPPDMVTEEDIITERGGTT